In Cryptococcus gattii WM276 chromosome N, complete sequence, a single window of DNA contains:
- a CDS encoding uncharacterized protein (Similar to TIGR gene model, INSD accession AAW47156.1) has protein sequence MAPLHRSFSLPVSLSNPVSRLKALSGAAGKDEVSDKPKQFQSPKESSLSSQRPSLASLRRLSSNASETPSLESNVSNLPPSKRSSPSLGSLALWGGRRKKVNSAMVEDGQGLALKGMDTNEDEKERGRRRKRSSSKCIIMTENENELTQTVPPPLPSNTYPPSKSTPPMAMLSLDDQVSNLILGAIDRGRPGSSPNMDSSEMKKTPSALAALGLRAAAIGSSSSVTPAPPKSPEKIVEPAPKEATEMKASFLQPSMPVGGASKGPTKNRAPSPFFRARRARDQARARDTSPEVEALKKDKDNGESDGESVGGAKKFRPQALAYEDESASEVETEEEGSGVDLDDEDILDEDGEVIFDEETEKNTEANAVFFEGDAAGLGGRAPTDDLDAARDDPDNRSQLDFYGEEVEQDVLGEGPNVVIPPASVFAVPSQTRGKKNKNVRTGLQLDTSRPSFARDRCTITLTQGDPDGALEESGKRMRRYVVLSDLSEESRYAVEWAIGTVARDGDEIFLISVKEDESKIDPKSWSESDKAQKLRIQKERQTTTLLLVKQVTGLLSRTRLQITVTCQFLHAKNARHMLIDLIDFLEPTMVIVGSRGLGKLQGILLGSTSHYLVQKSSVPVMVARRRLLRPLRRTNPANLRHSPRVSLASASIEKAASSKQEDDVVDVAQEEETTDEAAIAAGQRTK, from the exons ATGGCCCCTTTACACCGCTCATTCTCACTCCCTGTCTCCCTTTCAAACCCCGTCTCTCGTCTAAAAGCCCTAAGCGGCGCAGCAGGCAAAGACGAG GTGAGCGATAAACCGAAACAATTTCAATCTCCCAAAGAATCTAGCTTGTCCTCTCAACGTCCGTCGTTGGCCTCACTCAGAAGGCTCTCTTCCAATGCCTCTGAGACTCCTTCCCTTGAGAGCAATGTGTCCAATTTACCACCTAGCAAGCGAAGTTCTCCATCATTGGGATCTCTCGCACTATGGGGTGGGCGTCGCAAAAAAGTTAACAGTGCTATGGTTGAAGACGGACAAGGCCTTGCTCTCAAGGGCATGGATACCAACGAGGAcgagaaagagagagggCGGCGGCGGAAGAGATCAAGTTCCAAATGCATCATAATGACAGAAAATGAAAATGAGCTGACGCAGACTGTTCCTCCCCCCCTTCCATCCAATACCTATCCTCCTTCAAAATCTACCCCACCGATGGCCATGCTATCTTTGGACGACCAGGTTTCCAATCTTATTCTCGGGGCTATTGACCGCGGCAGGCCTGGCAGCTCTCCCAACATGGACTCTAGCGAAATGAAGAAAACCCCCAGCGCTCTCGCCGCTCTTGGTTTGCGAGCAGCAGCTATCGGTAGCAGCAGCAGCGTCACACCTGCCCCCCCTAAATCGCCCGAGAAAATCGTCGAACCAGCTCCGAAAGAAGCCACGGAGATGAAAGCATCTTTCCTCCAGCCTTCCATGCCTGTGGGCGGTGCCAGCAAGGGACCAACCAAGAATCGTGCTCCCTCACCTTTTTTCCGCGCGAGGCGAGCTCGGGACCAGGCTCGAGCCAGAGATACGAGTCCTGAAGTTGAGGCTTTGAAGAAAGATAAGGATAATGGAGAAAGTGATGGTGAGAGCGTGGGTGGTGCGAAAAAGTTCCGGCCTCAGGCTTTGGCATACGAGGATGAGTCAGCTTCCGAAGTAGAGACCGAGGAGGAGGGATCGGGTGTAGACCTTGACGATGAGGACATCCTTGATGAGGACGGTGAAGTCATCTTTGACGAGGAAACGGAGAAGAACACGGAGGCCAACGCGGTATTCTTCGAAGGCGACGCCGCGGGATTGGGAGGTAGAGCGCCAACCGATGACCTCGATGCTGCAAGAGATGATCCCGATAATCGTAGCCAGCTCGACTTTTACGGCGAAGAAGTGGAGCAGGACGTACTGGGCGAAGGTCCCAACGTCGTCATCCCACCTGCGTCTGTCTTTGCTGTCCCTAGCCAAACTcgaggaaagaagaataaGAATGTCAGAACGGGTTTACAACTCGATACTTCTCGACCTTCATTTGCCCGCGACAGGTGTACAATCACCCTCACACAAGGTGATCCCGATGGGGCTTTGGAAGAGAGCGGCAAAAGAATGAGAAGGTATGTGGTGCTCAGCGATTTGAGTGAAGAGAGTAGGTATGCTGTGGAATGGGCCATTGGGACTGTAGCGAGGGACGGTGACGAGATCTTTCTCATCTCGGTCAAGGAAGACGAGAGTAAAA TTGACCCAAAATCGTGGTCAGAATCTGATAAGGCTCAAAAGTTGAGGATCCAGAAAGAGCGTCAGACCACCACCTTGCTTCTTGTGAAACAAGTAACTGGATTGCTATCGAGGACACGTTTGCAGATCACCGTGACATGTCAATTTCTGCACGCAAAGAATGCTCGTCATATGCTTATTG ATTTGATCGACTTTTTGGAGCCTACTATGGTAATCGTCGGTTCTCGAGGATTGGGTAAACTTCAAGG TATCCTCTTGGGTTCCACTTCACACTACCTCGTCCAAAAGTCTTCCGTTCCCGTCATG GTGGCTCGTCGACGTCTTCTCCGACCCCTTCGGAGGACCAATCCTGCCAACCTCCGACACTCACCGCGTGTCAGTCTTGCTTCTGCTAGTATCGAAAAGGCGGCATCAAGCAAgcaagaagatgatgtgGTTGACGTGGcgcaagaagaggagacGACGGATGAGGCTGCTATCGCTGCCGGGCAGCGGACGAAGTAG
- a CDS encoding Integral membrane protein, putative (Similar to TIGR gene model, INSD accession AAW47159.1), translated as MPNKMGVSTLVAGMFLTGCANSLLSKYQDMECVENCGKHADGPRVNFEQPVWQTLNMFIGEFMCGLPLLWAYYKKRKAMKARSEGYSRVATEENEEEHHLLGHHHDHGQLLSGWKMCWLWFPAFFDICGTTLMNVGLILTPVSIFQMSRGALVLWVAVLSVIFLRRHLWLYQWVSLIIVTFGVCLVGLSGSLAKEALSDPTELLATVAARPADDPARAAVGVMVILFAQIFTAGQYVVEEKIMSRYTVEPLKAVTLEGFFGLVTTLIAMPFLHLFLRHRSSYFDIPRGWHQIISTPTVLWSCFAIMLSIGSFNFFGLSVTHSVSATTRSTVDTCRTLGIWIVSLGLGWEALVWPVSFLQIIGFALLVYGTFVFNGLVKPLIFPPPPSVHLPHEPELEETGEVPAAGAQGRSGYDVIPEEENP; from the exons ATGCCAAACAAGATGGGAGTCAGCACCTTAGTGGCCGGTATGTTCTTGACTGGCTGCGCCAATAGTCTCTT GTCAAAGTATCAGGATATGGAATGTGTTGAGAATTGTGGGAAGCATGCCGACGGGCCACGAGTCAATTTTGAACAACCA GTATGGCAAACCCTCAA TATGTTTATAGGTGAATTTATGTGCGGTCTTCCGCTTTTGTGGGCGTATTATAAGAAGCGCAAGGCTATGAAGGCAAGGTCAGAAGGATACTCGCGTGTGGCAACAGAGGAGAACGAAGAGGAGCACCATCTGCTAGGTCATCATCACGATCACGGACAGCTGTTAAGTGGCTGGAAGATGTGTTGGCTATGGTTCCCTGCCTTCTTCGACA TTTGTGGCACAACCCTCATGAACGTCGGTCTCATCCTCACACCTGTATCAATTTTTCAAATGTCCCGAGGTGCTCTCGTGCTCTGGGTAGCTGTTCTTTCCGTCATATTCTTGCGACGGCACCTGTGGCTTTACCAATGGGTCTCACTGATCATTGTTACCTTTGGTGTATGCTTGGTGGGATTATCAGGTAGTCTAGCCAAGGAGGCATTGAGCGACCCGACGGAGCTGCTTGCCACTGTTGCGGCACGTCCTGCTGACGATCCTGCTCGTGCGGCTGTCGGTGTGATGGTCATTCTTTTCGCTCAGATTTTCACGGCTGGTCAATAT GTGGTGGAAGAGAAAATTATGTCACGGTACACGGTCGAACCTCTG AAAGCCGTTACATTAGAAGGATTCTTCGGACTTGTCACCACACTGATTGCGATGCCCTTCCTTCACTTGTTCCTACGCCATCGGTCGTCATATTTTGATATTCCCAGAGGCTGGCATCAGATTATTTCTACTCCCACCGTCCTTTGGTCCTGCTTCGCCATCATGCTCTCGATTGGATCCTTCAACTTTTTCGGCCTGAGCGTTACACACAGTGTCAGTGCAACGACTCGAAGTACCGTGGACACTTGCAGAACCCTTGGTATCTGGATTGTCAGTCTTGGATTAGGCTGGGAAGCCCTAGTTTGGCCAGTATCGTTCCTCCAAATCATTGGATTTGCTTTGCTAGT CTATGGGACTTTTGTTTTCAATGGTCTTGTCAAACCACTCAtcttccctcctccaccaAGCGTTCATCTTCCACACGAGCCGGAGCTGGAGGAAACCGGCGAAGTACCCGCTGCAGGTGCTCAAGGGAGATCTGGATACGACGTTATaccagaagaagagaatcCTTAA
- a CDS encoding uncharacterized protein (Similar to TIGR gene model, INSD accession AAW47161.1) produces MSPLPELLFDVARNPVLAVGLPIGLGIASGFVTGQSSRSNWYTTMTAPPGTPPKEVFGPVWTVLYGLMGYASHLAVRAFDTAVTPSGTAQADQALQLYYAQLGLNLIWSPLFFGFKQKEIALGNLLALTGTVAAMTVKMHDLNTPFSTTWFLAPYCAWLGYATYLNAGFIFFNR; encoded by the exons ATGTCGCCTCTGCCTGAACTTCTTTTCGACGTTGCCCGTAACCCAGTCTTGGCCG TCGGCCTTCCGATTGGTTTGGGTATTGCCAGCGGGTTCGTTACCGGACAGAGCTCGAGGAGCAACTGGTATACA ACCATGACAGCTCCTCCCGGCACTCCTCCCAAGGAAGTCTTTGGTCCA GTATGGACTGTCCTTTACGGACTCATGGGCTATGCCTCACACCTTGCTGTCCGGGCCTTTGACACCGCTGTGACTCCCTCTGGAAC TGCCCAAGCGGACCAAGCTCTTCAGTTGTACTACGCACAGTTGGGTCTCAACCTCATTTGGTCAcccctcttcttcggtTTCAAACAGAAGGAAATTGCCCTTGGAAACCTTCTCGCTCTCACTGGGACTGTGGCTGCAATGACT GTTAAGATGCACGATCTTAACACACCATTCAGCACCACCTGGTTCTTGGCTCCTTACTGTGCTTGGCTCGGTTACG CCACCTACCTCAATGCCGGctttatcttcttcaaccGGTAA